From the genome of Methanobrevibacter smithii ATCC 35061, one region includes:
- a CDS encoding cobalamin-dependent protein (Presence of a B(12) (cobalamin)-binding domain implies dependence on cobalamin itself, in one of its several forms, or in some unusual lineages, dependence on a cobalamin-like analog.), which translates to MAFEDWITKDVKNVLLVEPNFPIPNKSRNHANFLPIGLLKIAAYLRNKSINIKLVRHDKENLKQTTLFPKKNQEFKPDLICVTSIFTYWSKYVKNTVSYYKSLYKNIPVIVGGIYASLMPEHCKNYTKCDDVILGPIYEAEKLYPAYDLVDVDYQIVHTSRGCVRQCKFCGTYIIEPEWKCKKSIKKEIKKKKIIFYDNNLLANPYIKNILNELIELKQNHEISYVESQSGFDGRILRKHPEIAKMLKKAGFKNPKIAWDYNLKQAPKIKEQIDLLISGGFKAKEISIFMIYNYDLDYNEMEKKRVQCAKWGVQITDCRYRPLDQTFDEYSPYKTKGQTNKDYYIHPNWTDKEIRKFRRNIRRHNICMRHEVDYHSSILERKKIPQELAQKYREMDYNEVKQYLPDAWTPVKSHDLNEKDYFKISDTLTHIKKPEKTQKNQTLLNHDYCPPKQNIIQINYLTTYNKTNSQIVENKNKKDNIDECIKYIINTKQKNEIEIPYRINAK; encoded by the coding sequence CTTAGAAACAAATCAATAAACATAAAATTAGTAAGACATGACAAAGAAAATTTAAAACAAACAACACTATTTCCAAAAAAGAATCAAGAATTTAAACCTGATTTAATATGTGTAACTTCTATTTTTACTTATTGGTCAAAATATGTTAAAAATACAGTATCTTACTATAAATCATTATATAAAAATATCCCAGTAATAGTTGGTGGAATATATGCCTCATTAATGCCAGAACATTGTAAAAATTATACAAAATGTGATGATGTTATTTTAGGACCCATATATGAAGCAGAAAAATTATACCCCGCATATGATCTTGTTGATGTGGATTACCAAATAGTTCACACAAGTAGAGGTTGTGTAAGACAATGTAAATTCTGTGGAACATACATCATAGAACCTGAATGGAAATGTAAAAAAAGCATAAAAAAAGAAATAAAAAAGAAAAAAATAATTTTTTACGATAATAATCTTCTAGCTAACCCCTATATTAAAAACATATTAAATGAATTAATTGAACTAAAACAAAACCATGAAATTAGTTATGTAGAATCCCAATCTGGATTTGATGGTAGAATATTACGAAAACATCCGGAAATAGCTAAAATGTTAAAAAAAGCAGGATTTAAAAATCCAAAAATTGCATGGGATTATAATCTAAAACAAGCTCCAAAAATAAAAGAACAAATAGATTTATTAATATCCGGAGGATTTAAAGCAAAAGAAATCTCCATATTTATGATATATAATTATGATTTAGATTACAATGAAATGGAAAAAAAAAGAGTGCAATGTGCTAAATGGGGAGTTCAAATAACTGATTGTCGTTACAGACCGTTAGATCAAACATTTGACGAATACAGTCCCTATAAAACAAAAGGACAAACTAATAAAGATTACTACATCCATCCAAATTGGACAGATAAAGAAATTCGTAAATTTAGAAGAAATATAAGGCGTCATAATATATGTATGCGTCACGAGGTAGATTACCATTCCTCAATTCTTGAACGAAAAAAAATACCTCAAGAATTAGCTCAAAAATATAGAGAAATGGATTATAACGAAGTTAAACAATATTTGCCCGACGCTTGGACCCCTGTTAAATCACATGACCTTAATGAAAAAGATTATTTTAAAATAAGTGATACTTTAACACATATTAAAAAACCTGAAAAAACTCAAAAAAATCAAACATTACTAAATCACGATTATTGTCCTCCAAAACAAAATATTATTCAAATAAATTATTTAACCACTTACAATAAAACAAACTCCCAAATAGTAGAAAATAAAAATAAAAAAGATAACATTGATGAATGCATAAAATATATTATTAATACAAAACAAAAAAATGAAATTGAAATTCCATACAGAATAAATGCTAAATAA
- a CDS encoding DUF4258 domain-containing protein, whose translation MDIFDEYIVGNLSSINWCFENTHFIQRLDDNGISRDYIVDTVLNEEPLRYEPSGNHQYEVIFPAPKTKKYSEIKVVFACDNNTINLVTVMPNATTNRQKNTYKSQNYKSLEKKKQKAYSKRKKLY comes from the coding sequence ATGGACATTTTTGACGAATATATTGTCGGAAACCTCAGCTCCATCAACTGGTGTTTTGAAAATACCCATTTTATTCAGAGGCTTGATGACAACGGAATCTCAAGAGACTATATTGTAGACACAGTATTGAATGAAGAGCCTTTAAGATATGAACCTAGCGGAAATCACCAGTATGAAGTTATTTTTCCGGCTCCGAAAACTAAGAAATACTCTGAAATCAAGGTTGTTTTTGCCTGTGACAACAACACGATAAATTTGGTAACGGTAATGCCCAATGCCACTACAAACAGACAAAAGAACACCTACAAATCACAGAATTATAAAAGTCTGGAAAAAAAGAAACAGAAAGCCTATTCCAAAAGAAAGAAACTTTATTAA
- a CDS encoding sodium-dependent transporter, whose amino-acid sequence MNHDNKSEWNSSLAFLMSMIGAAVGLGNIWRFSYVLYSNGGGSFFIPYFVAIGLLGIPFLILEYGLGFKFKTSFSNLLHKIRPRFEVIGWILGLLAFGVVTYYMVILAWDIVYLGASPFLAWGADPAGFFLNYVGGDSTISDWSHLILPTVAGLVIVWVMIWFISKKELNSGIGKVSKVLIPLLFVIMAAIVIFSLTLPGHNLGIETLLTPDWSVLFDVNIWLAAFSQIIFSLSLGMAIALTYASYLPEDSKLINNVLIVVSSNSGFEIFTAFGVFSILGFMSVTSGVPIESLIRQGTGLVFIVFPTIFNTMGIAGKILGPLFFLAILFAGITSALGFLEPLLNSVCDKFGFTRKKSASILCGVGFVISMFFTCGISSYLVEIVDGFLNQFGILFLIALQCIIFGWILGIDDLIEVVNKDSVMHVGKLWVAIIKYILPCVIFIVWTFGIIDLIKTGGFLELAVDVVITLSILIASVMLTKFEDYK is encoded by the coding sequence ATGAATCATGATAATAAAAGCGAGTGGAATTCTTCTCTTGCGTTTTTAATGTCAATGATTGGGGCTGCTGTTGGATTAGGTAATATATGGCGTTTCAGCTATGTGCTGTACTCCAATGGTGGAGGATCCTTTTTTATTCCTTATTTTGTAGCTATTGGGCTTCTGGGAATTCCCTTTCTTATTTTGGAATATGGTTTGGGGTTCAAATTCAAAACATCATTTTCAAATCTGCTCCACAAGATAAGACCGAGGTTTGAAGTAATAGGATGGATTTTAGGTCTTCTGGCATTTGGTGTTGTAACATATTATATGGTTATTCTTGCATGGGATATAGTTTATCTTGGAGCAAGTCCGTTTCTGGCATGGGGGGCTGATCCTGCAGGATTTTTCTTAAACTATGTTGGTGGAGACTCTACAATTTCTGACTGGTCACATCTGATACTTCCGACAGTGGCGGGACTGGTTATTGTATGGGTGATGATATGGTTTATTTCAAAAAAAGAGCTGAACTCAGGAATAGGCAAAGTATCCAAAGTGCTGATTCCATTATTGTTTGTTATAATGGCAGCTATTGTAATATTTTCCCTGACATTGCCTGGCCATAATTTGGGAATTGAAACACTGCTGACTCCTGACTGGTCAGTGCTTTTTGATGTAAACATATGGCTTGCTGCATTTTCACAGATTATATTTTCATTAAGTTTGGGAATGGCTATTGCACTTACATATGCAAGTTATTTACCTGAAGATTCAAAATTAATCAATAATGTGCTGATTGTAGTTAGTTCAAACTCAGGTTTTGAGATATTCACTGCATTTGGAGTCTTTTCCATATTGGGTTTCATGTCAGTAACATCAGGCGTTCCGATTGAAAGCCTAATCAGACAGGGTACAGGTCTTGTATTTATTGTATTTCCGACAATATTCAATACAATGGGTATAGCAGGTAAGATATTGGGACCTCTGTTTTTCCTGGCTATATTATTTGCAGGAATAACTTCTGCTCTGGGATTTTTAGAGCCGTTACTTAATTCTGTATGTGATAAGTTTGGATTTACCCGTAAAAAATCAGCCAGTATATTATGTGGTGTCGGATTTGTGATTTCAATGTTTTTCACATGCGGAATCTCCAGCTATCTTGTGGAAATAGTTGACGGATTTTTGAACCAGTTCGGAATATTGTTTTTAATCGCATTGCAGTGTATTATATTTGGATGGATTTTAGGAATTGATGATTTAATTGAAGTTGTAAACAAGGATTCTGTAATGCATGTTGGAAAACTATGGGTTGCAATCATTAAATATATACTCCCATGTGTAATTTTCATAGTTTGGACATTCGGAATTATTGACCTGATTAAAACAGGGGGATTTCTGGAACTGGCTGTTGATGTTGTTATTACACTCAGCATTTTAATAGCAAGTGTTATGCTGACAAAATTCGAAGATTATAAATAA
- a CDS encoding CapA family protein produces MKLKKITLILIIILAVLVLIAGAATFTSNNSIIETPKGNASVVVTGDVMFARNMAGVLSLDESPFRHVENVTGSADLLLINFENAATTSGCAVKGDVPLKCDPSYVPLAKANNNTVAALANNHLFDYGTDGMKDTLKSLDDAGITHIGAGNNESQARQTASSDINGRNITIINYMDSNNFKEYSTDVMPQANGSNPGYSAYDSDVAKCQIQDAKANGSDVVIVYFHFGNEYSHSPNPDQEKMAHEVIDYGADAVLGSHPHVTQGIEMYNGKPIFYSLGNFIFDMSNSATHIAYIVKIDFVNDTGECTVYPVIISGYLPYFMGPDEGTSLLNSLYPQCDDLEITPEGTGKLYFNLTGDTNES; encoded by the coding sequence ATGAAGCTTAAAAAAATAACATTAATTTTAATTATTATTTTGGCAGTGTTGGTTTTGATAGCTGGTGCAGCCACATTCACCAGCAACAATTCAATAATAGAAACACCTAAGGGAAATGCTTCTGTTGTTGTAACGGGTGATGTGATGTTTGCACGTAATATGGCTGGAGTATTAAGTTTGGATGAAAGTCCTTTCAGACATGTGGAAAATGTAACGGGAAGTGCGGATTTGCTGTTGATTAACTTTGAAAATGCTGCAACAACTTCTGGGTGTGCTGTAAAAGGTGATGTTCCGCTTAAATGCGATCCTTCCTATGTTCCATTAGCTAAAGCCAACAACAATACCGTTGCAGCACTGGCTAACAACCATTTATTTGATTACGGCACTGACGGTATGAAAGATACCTTAAAGTCTTTGGATGATGCAGGCATCACTCATATCGGCGCAGGAAATAATGAATCTCAGGCTCGCCAAACTGCAAGCAGCGATATAAACGGAAGAAATATTACTATAATCAATTATATGGATTCAAACAACTTTAAAGAATATAGTACTGATGTAATGCCTCAGGCTAATGGTTCTAATCCAGGTTATTCCGCATATGACAGTGATGTTGCAAAATGTCAAATTCAGGATGCAAAGGCAAATGGTTCAGATGTTGTAATTGTTTATTTCCACTTTGGAAATGAATACTCCCATTCACCAAATCCTGATCAGGAAAAGATGGCTCATGAAGTAATAGATTATGGGGCAGATGCTGTTTTAGGTTCACATCCTCATGTAACACAGGGAATTGAAATGTATAACGGCAAACCTATATTCTACAGTCTGGGAAACTTCATATTTGACATGTCAAATTCAGCAACTCACATTGCATATATAGTCAAAATAGACTTTGTCAATGATACTGGAGAGTGTACAGTTTATCCTGTGATTATTTCAGGATACCTGCCTTACTTTATGGGACCTGATGAGGGAACCAGTTTACTTAATTCATTGTATCCTCAATGTGATGATTTGGAAATAACACCGGAGGGTACCGGTAAATTGTATTTTAATTTAACAGGTGATACCAATGAATCATGA